CCCGGCACCGCACCGGGATTGGGCGTTACCGTCGACGAAGATGAAATCCGCAAACATCCGTTCCAGCAAGAACTGGCTCAACGGGTCTTTTATTCCGACGGCGCCGTAGGAGATTGGTAATGATTGATTCACCTAAGACAGCTCCCACCTTCCACCACGCTGCGTTTCATGGACGCATCGGGATAGCGCTAAACGACATCACGCCACCGATCGGGATCTATTCCCGTAACTGGGGGGCGGCGGCGCACGATGTGGCCGATTCGATCCACCGCTCGTTGACGCTGACCGCCACGACGATCGCGTCGCTGTCGGGCGATTCGCCATTGGTGCTGATCGATGCCGACCTCGGTTGGTGGCGAACGCCGGAACTCTTCCCTCGTTTTCAACAGCGGTTGTTGGAAGAGTTTTCGCTCGACAGTGCGCAACTGATCTTCGCGTTGACGCACACGCACGCCGGTCCGCCGCTGCTGGAATCGACCGATCCGCTTCCCGGAATGGAACTGACCAAACCGTGGATCGATTCCATTTTGGAAACCGCTGTCGCCACGGTCCGTCAAGCCTTCGCTGATGCCAGCGAAGCGACGCTTGAATGGCAGACCGGGCACTGCGGACTTGCAACGACCCGCGATCTCCCCGATCCCGAATCGGACGGCGATCACTTTTTGTGCGGCTTCGATCCCGAGGGACAACCCGATGGAACGCTGCTGTTGGGGCGCATCACCGACGCGCAGGGCAACTTGCGAGCAACGATCGTCAACTACGCCTGCCACCCGACCACGCTGGCTTGGGAAAACACGGCGATCTCGCCCGATTACATCGGCGCGATGCGCGAAACAATCCAGCAAGCGACAGGTGCTCCCGCGGTCTTTTTATTGGGAGCCTGCGGCGATCAAGCACCCCGTTATCAATATGTCGGCGACACCGCGGTCGCCGATGGGCACGGACGCGAATTGGGATATGCCGCGTTGTCGACTCTCGCCGGAATGGAGCCCGCCGGAACACAACTGGCCTTTGAAGGGGCCGTCACGTCGGGAGCCCCGTTAGCGAAATGGCGACACCAGCCGCGGAAGGCCTCTGAAAAACTCGCGGCCGTCGAATCATCGGTCGATCTGCCGTTGAAGGACTGGCCATCAGCGGCGGAACTGGAAGCACAACGAATCGCTTGCACCGACCGCACGTTGCAGGAACGGCTGCTTCGTCGCCGCGACGTCCGACTCCGCCTGGGCGATGGCAAGACGTACGCGCTGCCGTTGTACATTTGGCGGATGGGTGACGCCGTATTGGTCGGCAGCTGTTGCGAATCCTATTCGATGTTGCAGCGCGAACTGCGAAAGCGATTCCCCAATAACGCGATCATCTGCATGAATCTGATCAACGGCACGATCGGTTATCTGCCGCCAGCCGATCTGTACGACAAAGATGTCTATGCCGTTTGGCAAACCCCATTCGACCGTGGTTGCTTGGAAGCAACTCTAGAAACTCTAACCCAGGAAATCGATGACATCCTCCGCTAGCGAAACGCTGCTGCGCGGCGTGCTTCCCGTCTTGCAAACTCCTTTCACCGAGCAGGGGGAATTCGATTTCGAAACGCTCGACCGCGAGATCCAATGGGCCTTCGACACGGGAGCCGATGGGATTGTTGTGGCGATGGTCAGCGAAATCCTGCGACTCAGCGAACGGGGACGCCGCGAACTGGTCGAACATGTCTGCAAGGCAGCCCAGGGACGCGGCACGTCGGTGGTCAGTGTTGGTGCCGAGAGCACACCGGTCGCTGTTGAACTGGCCCAGCATGCCGAATCGGTGGGGGCGTCGGCCGTGATGGCGATCCCGCCGATATCGACCAGCCTGAGCAGCGCCGCCACCCGCGACTACTTCGCCGCGATCGCTGCCGGCATCTCGATCCCGTTGGTGGTTCAAGACGCTTCGGGATACGTCGGTTCCGCGATCGACATCGGTGTCTACCGTAAGCTGTTGGAACAATTTGGTGCCGATCGGATTTTGTTTAAACCCGAAGCGAGCCCGCTGGGACCGAACCTCTCCCGGTTGCGTGATGCGACCGCGGGGAAGGCGCAGATTTTTGAAGGCTCCGGCGGGATCAACCTCGTCGATTGCTACCGACGCGGAATCGTCGGCACGATGCCTGGCACCGATCTGTTGGACGCAATCGTTGCCCTCTGGAACGCCCTGCAAGCGGGCGACGACGACCGGATCTATCAGCTGTCGCTGCCGATCAGCGGGATCGTCGCATTGCAGTTGTCGGCCGGACTCGATGGATTCTTGGCGATCGAAAAGCATCTGCTAGTTCGCCGTGGAATCTTCAAGAATACGGTGCAACGCCAACCGGTCGGCTGGACTCTCGATGCCGAGACGGCGGCGGAAGTCGACCGACTGTTCGATCGACTCCAGGACGTGTTATAGCCCGCGATCGAATCCCTCCTCCCCGACGGCCTACCTAAAATGCTGCAGCAGCCTACTAAAATCCGCTATCGCACGATGTCCTGGCTGGCCATCGCGGCGGGGCTGGCCTATCTGTGTCGCAATGCGATCGGCGTGGCGGAGAGTTCCGTTCGCGAGGATCTGGGCCTCACGCTGCAGCAATCGGGATGGTTTCTGGGGGCGTTTTTCTGGAGCTACGCCTTATTCCAAGTTCCCTGCGGTTGGTTCGCGCAGCGACGAGGAACCCGTTTCGCGTTGACTCTGTTTGCCATCGGATGGTCGATCGCGGCGTTTGCCCTCGGCATCGCCCCGGGGTTTGGCCTGTTGATTGCCGCCCAATTGGTCATGGGGATTTCCCAAGCGGGCATCTTTCCAGCGTCTTGCAATTCGATCGGCCATTGGTTTCCGATGTCGCGACGAACCTTGGCTTGTGGAATTTTGTGCGCCGGGATGCAAGTCGGCGCGATCACCGCCAGCGGGCTGACCGGCGTGCTGCTGCAATCGATCGACTGGCGATGGGTCTTCATCCTCTTCTCGCTCCCCGGCATCGCCTGGGCGACCGGATTTGCGATTTCGTTTCGTGATCGCCCCGAAGAATTGGAGAAGGTGAACGCCGAAGAACTGAAACTGATCCACGCACACAAGACGCAGCGATCCGACGGCACCCCTGCTGCCGTTGGTGAACGCCAGGGCGCCCTGGTCCCGCCGCGGATCTCCGCGATCGTTTTTTTGTGCGGTCAACAGATCTGCCGTGCTTCGGGATATATGTTCTTTGCCAGTTGGTTTCCGACGTTCTTGCAGGCCACTCGCGGCGTCTCGATCGAAACGTCGGGCTTCCTGCAAAGTCTGGTCCTCTGCGGCACGCTGACCGGCAGTTTGTCGGGAGGAATCATCACCGATTGGATCTGGCGTCGGACCGGATCGCAGCGACTGAGCCGCAGCGGAATGGGATCGATAGCGCTCACCATGTGCGGTCTGTTGGTGCTCAGTGCGTGGATGGTCAGCGACGTTTCGTTGGCGATCGCGTTGCTCTCCCTAGGCTCATTCTTCGCAGCTTTGGCGGGGCCGCCGACGTTTGCATCGACGATCGATCTTGGGGGAAATAAGGTTCCGCAGCTGATGGGACTCGTCAACATGAGCGGCAACCTCGCCGCAGCCGCCTGTCCCGTCCTGGTCGGAATGCTGTTCGAATGGACCGCGAACTGGAATCTCGTGCTGCTGTTGTTCGCCGGCAT
Above is a genomic segment from Rosistilla ulvae containing:
- a CDS encoding alkaline ceramidase translates to MIDSPKTAPTFHHAAFHGRIGIALNDITPPIGIYSRNWGAAAHDVADSIHRSLTLTATTIASLSGDSPLVLIDADLGWWRTPELFPRFQQRLLEEFSLDSAQLIFALTHTHAGPPLLESTDPLPGMELTKPWIDSILETAVATVRQAFADASEATLEWQTGHCGLATTRDLPDPESDGDHFLCGFDPEGQPDGTLLLGRITDAQGNLRATIVNYACHPTTLAWENTAISPDYIGAMRETIQQATGAPAVFLLGACGDQAPRYQYVGDTAVADGHGRELGYAALSTLAGMEPAGTQLAFEGAVTSGAPLAKWRHQPRKASEKLAAVESSVDLPLKDWPSAAELEAQRIACTDRTLQERLLRRRDVRLRLGDGKTYALPLYIWRMGDAVLVGSCCESYSMLQRELRKRFPNNAIICMNLINGTIGYLPPADLYDKDVYAVWQTPFDRGCLEATLETLTQEIDDILR
- a CDS encoding MFS transporter, coding for MLQQPTKIRYRTMSWLAIAAGLAYLCRNAIGVAESSVREDLGLTLQQSGWFLGAFFWSYALFQVPCGWFAQRRGTRFALTLFAIGWSIAAFALGIAPGFGLLIAAQLVMGISQAGIFPASCNSIGHWFPMSRRTLACGILCAGMQVGAITASGLTGVLLQSIDWRWVFILFSLPGIAWATGFAISFRDRPEELEKVNAEELKLIHAHKTQRSDGTPAAVGERQGALVPPRISAIVFLCGQQICRASGYMFFASWFPTFLQATRGVSIETSGFLQSLVLCGTLTGSLSGGIITDWIWRRTGSQRLSRSGMGSIALTMCGLLVLSAWMVSDVSLAIALLSLGSFFAALAGPPTFASTIDLGGNKVPQLMGLVNMSGNLAAAACPVLVGMLFEWTANWNLVLLLFAGIYLLGGVCWALVAPHGRSPSPPPESAPDAIAQPADATA
- a CDS encoding dihydrodipicolinate synthase family protein, coding for MTSSASETLLRGVLPVLQTPFTEQGEFDFETLDREIQWAFDTGADGIVVAMVSEILRLSERGRRELVEHVCKAAQGRGTSVVSVGAESTPVAVELAQHAESVGASAVMAIPPISTSLSSAATRDYFAAIAAGISIPLVVQDASGYVGSAIDIGVYRKLLEQFGADRILFKPEASPLGPNLSRLRDATAGKAQIFEGSGGINLVDCYRRGIVGTMPGTDLLDAIVALWNALQAGDDDRIYQLSLPISGIVALQLSAGLDGFLAIEKHLLVRRGIFKNTVQRQPVGWTLDAETAAEVDRLFDRLQDVL